In Rhopalosiphum padi isolate XX-2018 chromosome 3, ASM2088224v1, whole genome shotgun sequence, the genomic stretch aattatacttaaataaaaaacatgaataacaCATGAAAGATAtaacaaatactaaaaaataagctttaaaaataatacaggcaataattacaatattacatgtaaataaaataattaagatgtataatattattttataacttacttatatgatttactatatttatttatttcagaatAACACAGTTAAAGAATTTGAAGACAATTTGTTACTGGCATGTaatgaaatgtttaataatatgacatttaaaaCTTGGGcacaatcaatattattagaatGCGAAGAATTGGTTGAAGATGGTGATCATGAAAATGCACAGTATATTCCCGCCGTAAtcccttttattttaaaatcattggaATTATTACCATTATGGTCAAACATAATGTGTAAAGCGTTTAAGTTTCCTGTAAAACTTGCTAGTAGTTGTGCATCAGAAGctagttttaataatgttaaaaacagaatatttaaaGAATTACCGTGTCGAGTAGACGATTTTGTTCAAAGCCATTTGGATTCATTAGACGGGGCAATGATTTTACACGAAGCTAGTGAATTAGAATCCTATAAAAGTCATTGCAATACAGAGGAGAATATAGACGATCTGACAAAAGAACAAATGACAAAACgattaatgacaattttatagATTTCCAAGATACACCAATAACTTTCGATGACAACGGCTTACATTCAGTGGTATTTGAGAAAATAAACGACGATGAACTATTAGCAGTTGAAAATTGGCATGGACAAGGAGAGCTAAAATCAACCAATAAAAAAAGATCATATTTCACAAACGATTCAAACGCTTTACATGTAGACCTAAATtctcaaaacaataaaaaatcttTAGGTGTAATTTTGAATGGTAGttcaataaaaatgaagtgcagagtaataaacaaaaataaaattgaactaCTTAATACTTGTGCGTTTGATACTCTGGTTCAATTGTTTGCTAGTGCTACAATAGATAGTATTCAAtttggaaattatattttaaatgaaaaaaatacaggACTCTTCTTTGAACTTCTCCAATGTGTTACGAAAAATGGTGTAAGTAACAAAGTATATGACTTAAGGGCTAGAATCTTATATCACGTATTTCCACATGATGAACTGTTACGTTCAATTATACGAGTTGGCTGTCACTGTCATATAAGAGAGATGATAAACAAAGTATTGAATGATATAATTATGGCCGATGAAATCCACAAATGCTCTAGTGAACAGTGTCAACGTGAAATGAAAACTGTACATGTTACATGTTTTCCGTTTTCATGTCATTTTAATAACTTTGGGGATTTAGAAGAgcatattaatgatttaataaaatcgcAATCATCAATatgtaatttcaataaatgCAAAGGACTATGGACTGTTGagacaatattaaaaaaccatattttaattgaaGTGTCAAACATACCAGAAggtaaatacaaattgttataatttttactagcaatcctaaatattttcatacaatttaactatattgcacaagttttattgtttaatgtaaattatttccataaggaaattataaataattattaaaaacaattcaatgtaaatacagttttaaaacaattaataaattaattttatgtttaatagtgGTCTTAAAtgttagaatataaataaaatttaattatttcttattaaaaattttgttaataaaatagttagttataaaataatatagttaaacgtGCCCATTGCCCCATTctacagaaataaaattatattatgaattaaactttcgctaaatatttgtacattttattttagataaattattcaatcaaGAAAACAATAGTAATGAGACAAGCTTATTGGATGTGGCAGAAGCCGTCTCTGATGATGTTGTTTGCAGTTTGGATAACATACCGAcaaacataacaattttaaataaattatttaaattgcgtGGAGCAGCTGTGTTTATTGGAAATAGAAGTACTGCAAGAACTGGTATGGGTCATTATGTAGCAGTGTCACTGAGAAATGACGGACATTGGGAAGAATATGACGATTTTAAACATAAGCCAAAACCcataccaaaattaaaaaaatgtagtatacAAATTCTTTTGTACACAAAGGAAATTtagatataagatattatagtaaatagttgtgtttttttttttaataaagttacattttaattttaaagacaaaaaagttatttcaatatggtttaaattgattataaaaaaaataaaaggttaaaaaaataatttattaatttcacggTTAACAAGTATGATGAAAATAGaggtaaaaattaatacaaactaAGAAAATTAGTATGCAGGTTTTGGtagtcaaaataataacatgtctataaaaagtattaaaaaatacagtacctaatcagtttttttaaattttgggaaaatattgtttgatttgtaaaaattataatttttttatggtaattataatatgataaatgtttGTCAAGTAAATTTGAAAAGTCAGCAAAAtcgtaaaatagtattatttgctAAAAAACTACTTGTCCGCAAAATTTGAAAACAAGTACAAATATTTACgcaaattatccgcaaaatgatggtataccaaaaaataaaataagtggttttttaaatttttgcagttttttttgatttgctaaaaaactatttgtccgcaaaaattgaaaactagtccgcaaaatcacgcaaattatccgcaaaatgatgatttacaaaaaaataaaataggtggttttttaaatttttgcaaagtttttttttatttgctaaaaaacTGTTTGTCcgcaaaaattgaaaactagtcCGCAAAATCACGCGAATTATCCGCAAAATAATGGTATACTAAAAAGTGAAGTaatggaatttttttaatttttgcaacaTTTCACCAGCATGTCAACtgttttttttgatttgcttAAAAACCACTTGTCcgcaaaaattgaaaactagtccgcaaaatcacgcaaattatccgcaaaataatgtatatataaaaattcaaaaaatcgcAAATGTACATGCTGTTGAAATGGAGCTACCCAATCTTGTTTTGATTGTGGTAAGTTTATAGCATTGAATTGATTTTTGTCATCTACGACTTTATTGCCAGGtcctgtaaaattaaaaaaataaatcaaacatagcagattattttcatttattatttgataacgtGATTATTCGTATAATTACTAGttgtactaataaatatataatatctatcgcGGGAAATTTCGAAAGAGAAAGGTTAGGTTCACATGGACGCGCGTATGACCGTTCAGATGGCTGCATATGCTACGCGCGtcgaagaaataaataaataataggtattaatgtaAGACATATTTTAGTACTGTTCAGACGTACATCGAGAATGGACGTAGTAGATGCTATGTGTTTGTGGGTTGTCCACCGAAGAATAAGAAGACGAAGGCAAAAAAGGGAAAGAAAATATTGGGTTTatccaattttaaaaacaagacTTTCAACAAGTCTATATATCACATTATATCCAAAACTTAGAGATCACGAAgataaatttttcaattattttagaatGTCTATTAAATCGTTCGATGACCTATTGGAGACAATTAAAGACTCCTTAGAAGCTGATGAAAATGCAATAAGATATTGCATTTCACCACAAGAAAAACTTATCGTTACATTAAGGTAAGTCTgtctaaattttattaaattttttatttactgaaaaatattacaaaattataacaaaataaaaaatcaacctTTCGACTTAACAAATATTTGCTGaactacttaataaattataaaacaaaattacttttaatattgaaacaaaataaaaaatcaacctttcaacttaaaaaatatttgctgaactactttataaattataaaacaaaattacttataatattgaaacaaaataaaaaatcaacctTTAgacttaacaaatattaaaaaacaatacaaaagaATCAccttatatattacttaaattattttttatccaaataAATCAAGGTCAGACGACTCTTGAGAAATCTCACTATTAGTAGACAAAGGTGAAGGAGCTTGTAGAGGTTCCATATTTTGGTTGAATTGAGTGTAAATGTGATTATAACGAAGCGTATCGTATGTAGGAATAGTTGTATAATTTGGACGATCATATTGTGGGTATGCATATCGTTGCGTATTTTGTTGGCTGTACGGTGTGGATACATGGTTGGATTTAGAGGTATCTGTACTTGAAGGTTGAGTATGAGTTTGTATTgcttgattttttaaaagtaggttataaatttcgattttagtttttaaacgcATTGCATCTGgtacttttttaatttctttatataaagataaacaaaataatttatcttcgtCATCTTCTTTTTTATCTACAGTATTCCTctgatttaaacttttttctatGATGTTGGCAAAGTGCTCATCAGCAGgatgaagttttattttttttcgttgctGAAGAGGACTTTTGAAAGTACGTTCTTCGTTTGGAACTCTGGAACTATCTTCCTCAATTGAAGTTTCAGTCGATGATTCTAAATTTCCATCACCGCCAACGTCTGCAATTTCAAAACTACTCtcggtagaatttttttttatggttggtTGTAGAAATTGCAaccttctataatataaatatgacgaCTTCTCTGCTCCCGATCCAGACTTAacttgtttcatattttttacttctTTTACATATGCATCTCGAATACCCTTCCATTTCTTTTGTAATTCTAATCCTGAAACAAATAATCGGATTGTAAGCTGCGCCTATAGTACAGGTAAACATGACTCATGTAAACTGTGCCCGTgtatttttatgcattaaaaaGTATCCAGAATATCTCATATACTATTAAGTCAAAACTATGAAAATACACGGAAAAAAAgtcttatatataaaaaataatcataaattattttcttattttatatttcagataCTTGTCAACAGGTTTCTCGATAACAGATATAcactataattacaaaattggaGTATCTACTTTGAGTGGCATAATACGCCAGGTATGCCAAAACATatggattaaattaaaaaatactgtaatGAGTGAACCTAACAAACAGAAATGGTTAGACATTTCAACAGGATTTGAAAAACGTGCATATTTCCCAAACTGTATTGGAGCTTTAGGTAAGgctaatttgattattattgataaaaaaacgtcaatttaaaaaaagcgggtaagtgggtatcgctctgctgtatattagGGGGTGGGGTGGACCTCAGACTATGGtaggttaaatttgaatgtaatgataggtatcattgtatacgaaacacgattctgaacggagatgatttgtcagtctaggatatattatttatttatttcatatctaAAACCGTTTGAtagaaaatcgttattttacgtgtgaatttttaaatttttattattgtaaaaatttaagtttagacgctagaaaaaatgtataaattgacttacaatcgattttttttataattattatgagaaaAACTTATGGACcactttatattcaattttaaattcttaggtatgaatacaaaaaaaaattatgaattttcaacaataacttCAAAATTTCGAGATTTTATcatatttcgtaaaaattttaactttcaaacgctttaaaaaaaaattgtgacttacgatttttgattttttttaatggcaataagcacaaattatgaaaaacattgtattaaattttcacttttgTCCTTTATAAAGCATCAAGAATATTCACTTTGCTACCGAAAACCACCCCTAAAATTGTgaattgaagcattttttcgACAAGTTATGGTGTACAcagtcacaaaaaaaaataaataaataaaaaaacacacatcattgtaaaatcaatacattcatcacatcattcagaatctaaaacaatattttttatataaatttatgtcttttcatttatataaataattatattaatgggAGAGTGGTcactttcatttatttttataaataaaacaataaaataaaattaatgtaataatatcgtatatttattatcgttCTGCGCGCCCGGCCCAACTCGGCGAAAGGGTGCAGAATGACTATCTGCTGATAGACATCAGacatacttaaaaaaacatattataattattataagagatGCTAATCCAACGTCGGAAAGTGAAATTGAAAGTTTAATTGGATTATTGATATTAGCTGGTGTAAACCGTTCAGGACGGCAAAATCTCGAAGACCTTTGGGATCAGTCTGGTTTTGGCGTTGAAATTTTTCATGTAACTATGAGCCTTAAGCGTTTCCGATTTCTACTTCGATGCCTGAGGTTTGATGATATGGGTGATCGTATTCAACGATGTGAAATAGATAAATTAGCTCCAATTAGAGaactttttgaattatttgttgaaaattgtaaaaaatgtttttcaccGTCAGAATACGTAACAATAGATGAGCAACTGGTCAAATTTCGAGGTAGGTGCCCACTGCCCATTCAGAGTATATTTGCCTAATAAGCCAGCAAAATatggtgtaaaaatatttgcaCTAGTTGACGCTAAAATGATGTACACATGGAATATGGAAGTTTACTGTGCAAAGTAACCAGTTGGcccttataatatttcaaactctCTATCCGACGTAGTTATGCGATTGATGAATCCAATTTTAGGATCTGGAAGAAACTTAACCACAGATAATTGGTATACCAGCATTCCATTGGctgaaaatttattgaaaaacaaaattaaattagttggtACGAtgcggaaaaataaaaaataaattccagttattttccaacagcaattttcaaaaaatcgtGAGCTAAACAGtactatatttagtttttaaaaagacCTTACTCTTATATCCTATAAACCAAAgccaaataaaatagttatacttTTATCATCAATGCATCATGACGCAGCTATTGACGAATCAACAATTGATGCTAGAAAACCTGAAATCATAACTTTTTACAACAGCACCAAAGGCGCTGTTGATACGGTAGATGAAATGTGTGGTTCATATGATGCAGGAAGAAATAATCGTAGATGGccattgacaattttttttcatcttataAATACTGcaggtatacattatacgtttataatactgctttcatatttattgtttaatatttttttgatgaatctattattatttttttttttaggaatcaATTCAGAAATTTTGTACCATTGCGATAAATTGACTTCAAATACTCTAAAACGTCGCGTATTTTTGAGAAACTTGGCTATGTCGTTTTAATTTCCACTGATGACTCAAGGAGCTATAACAAGGAGACTATAGCATCCTCGAAATTTTTTAATgcctgttgttattattttacttttgtgtAACAGTTGTAACTTCTTATTGAACCATTTCtaacacaattttaaatgtatttttactcaGACGGAATCTGACAAAAAAGTCTTG encodes the following:
- the LOC132925477 gene encoding uncharacterized protein LOC132925477; translated protein: MPLKAQLTIRLFVSGLELQKKWKGIRDAYVKEVKNMKQVKSGSGAEKSSYLYYRRLQFLQPTIKKNSTESSFEIADVGGDGNLESSTETSIEEDSSRVPNEERTFKSPLQQRKKIKLHPADEHFANIIEKSLNQRNTVDKKEDDEDKLFCLSLYKEIKKVPDAMRLKTKIEIYNLLLKNQAIQTHTQPSSTDTSKSNHVSTPYSQQNTQRYAYPQYDRPNYTTIPTYDTLRYNHIYTQFNQNMEPLQAPSPLSTNSEISQESSDLDLFG